In one window of Reinekea forsetii DNA:
- the traF gene encoding conjugal transfer protein TraF: MKRSILIPISLLCATVAWADTINYLNSGPAVTFGPISNAKVGSSGRFNPAVPATNGDVSRISILDLSANVQLRGLGEFNTVIENMTDKVDSIATTFEDFGTGDASVGDVLSGINTLESTFDDNIELLADSFYIKPGAIVSLPLTPWNFKSGSFGTFSLSGSSLTQARASILHGPIAFDIDAQQIIDSSADDEELDPIDFIRTTSSLYLKQAQVFNADIAWSRELPAIDFTSRQGINAVAGLRATLIAYNLQKNLYPIKELARQATDDSGVLMDDITDDITGGFSDFNYNVSLDAGITLQRQETLLGITLYHLNSPELDYDVLGGNCASITDANDQLDCFHAEFFASIGDITLQESHRLTPSMTVDISHTFLDNSVAVAGAIDLWRKNDLFGDQSQQLNLGLMLQPTQWYWPRLRLGYGKDLLDPEPTQLGLGLSLFNFLQIDTQITAVLADLFSDDLSTQGNSLRSASASASINLAF, from the coding sequence TTGAAGCGTTCTATACTAATTCCGATAAGCCTACTGTGTGCAACGGTCGCTTGGGCCGACACCATTAACTACCTCAATAGCGGACCTGCGGTAACCTTTGGCCCGATCAGCAATGCCAAGGTGGGCAGTTCAGGGCGATTTAATCCTGCCGTGCCGGCCACAAATGGCGATGTAAGCCGCATATCAATACTGGACCTCAGCGCGAATGTGCAGCTCAGGGGCTTGGGTGAATTTAATACCGTGATTGAGAACATGACCGACAAGGTCGACTCGATCGCGACCACCTTTGAGGATTTCGGTACCGGTGATGCCAGCGTTGGCGATGTATTGTCTGGTATAAATACGCTGGAAAGCACCTTTGATGACAATATCGAATTATTGGCCGATAGCTTTTATATCAAGCCAGGGGCCATTGTCAGCCTGCCATTGACGCCGTGGAATTTCAAATCGGGGTCATTTGGCACCTTTAGCCTGAGTGGCTCGTCCCTTACTCAGGCGCGCGCCAGCATCTTGCACGGCCCGATCGCTTTTGATATCGACGCGCAGCAAATCATCGATTCCAGCGCCGATGACGAAGAACTTGACCCAATCGATTTTATTCGCACAACATCGTCGTTGTATTTAAAGCAGGCTCAGGTGTTCAACGCTGATATTGCTTGGTCACGTGAGTTACCGGCAATCGATTTCACCTCGCGTCAGGGTATCAATGCGGTGGCCGGGCTACGCGCGACTCTAATCGCCTATAACTTGCAAAAAAACCTCTACCCTATTAAGGAACTTGCCCGCCAAGCAACAGACGACTCCGGTGTATTAATGGACGATATTACCGATGATATAACGGGTGGCTTTTCCGATTTTAACTATAATGTCTCGCTCGATGCCGGCATCACCTTGCAACGCCAAGAGACCTTGCTGGGCATCACGCTGTACCACCTGAACAGCCCAGAGTTAGACTATGATGTGCTCGGTGGCAACTGCGCGAGCATCACTGATGCCAACGACCAACTCGATTGTTTTCACGCTGAGTTTTTTGCCTCGATCGGCGATATTACCTTGCAAGAAAGCCACCGATTAACGCCGAGCATGACCGTCGATATCAGTCATACCTTCTTAGACAACTCGGTGGCTGTGGCCGGTGCGATCGATCTATGGCGCAAAAATGATCTCTTTGGCGATCAAAGCCAACAACTAAACTTAGGCTTAATGCTGCAACCGACCCAATGGTATTGGCCGCGCCTGCGCTTGGGTTACGGTAAAGACTTGCTCGACCCTGAACCCACACAATTGGGCCTGGGCTTGAGTCTGTTCAATTTTTTACAAATCGATACTCAGATCACCGCCGTTCTGGCTGACCTTTTCAGCGACGATCTCAGCACCCAGGGCAATTCGTTGCGCAGTGCATCGGCTTCCGCTTCCATTAATTTGGCTTTTTAA
- a CDS encoding NADH:flavin oxidoreductase/NADH oxidase, with the protein MSALFSPLQIKDVHFRNRIGISPMCQYSSVEGVANDWHLVHLVSRAIGGAGLIIAEATAVSPEGRITPSCAGLWQDGQIEPLLRINNLIKQHGAVPAIQLGHAGRKASAAAPWDGGAHLADDQGGWPLIAPTDQAFDQDSTRLMKAPSMISLADIQRIQQAFVASTLRALAAGYQMVELHGAHGYLLHSFFSPLVNRRTDAYGGDLRGRARMMLETVEAVRAVWPENLPLAVRLSVSDWTEGGLTVEDNIQMTRWLLERGVDLVDCSGGGATPAARASIGNHTVKQVGIAGQIRAATGIKTMAVGEIIDAHQAEAIIASGQADIALIARQSLRDPYWPAHAAAQLGVPSKPMMPTQNGFYVGT; encoded by the coding sequence AGGGTGTCGCCAATGACTGGCACCTGGTCCACCTGGTGTCCCGGGCCATTGGTGGCGCCGGCCTGATTATCGCGGAAGCCACGGCGGTCTCGCCGGAAGGCCGAATCACCCCGAGCTGTGCCGGATTGTGGCAAGATGGACAGATTGAACCGTTGCTGCGGATCAATAACCTAATCAAGCAGCACGGCGCTGTACCGGCCATTCAATTGGGTCACGCCGGACGCAAGGCCTCCGCTGCCGCACCGTGGGACGGCGGCGCTCATCTGGCCGATGATCAAGGCGGTTGGCCGCTGATCGCACCGACCGACCAGGCGTTCGATCAGGACAGTACCCGACTGATGAAGGCCCCCAGCATGATCAGCCTGGCCGATATCCAGCGTATTCAACAGGCCTTTGTGGCCAGCACCCTGCGCGCACTAGCCGCCGGCTACCAGATGGTCGAGCTGCATGGTGCGCACGGTTATCTGCTGCATAGCTTTTTTTCACCCCTGGTCAATCGCCGCACCGATGCCTACGGCGGCGATCTGCGCGGACGAGCGCGGATGATGCTGGAAACCGTTGAGGCGGTGCGGGCCGTCTGGCCGGAAAACCTGCCCTTGGCGGTGCGCTTGTCGGTGTCCGATTGGACTGAGGGCGGGCTCACGGTAGAAGACAATATTCAAATGACGCGTTGGTTACTCGAACGCGGCGTGGATCTGGTCGATTGTTCCGGCGGCGGCGCAACGCCTGCGGCGCGAGCGTCAATTGGCAACCATACCGTCAAGCAGGTTGGCATTGCCGGCCAAATTCGCGCAGCCACCGGCATCAAGACCATGGCGGTCGGTGAGATCATCGATGCCCATCAGGCTGAGGCCATTATTGCCAGCGGCCAGGCCGATATCGCGTTGATCGCGCGCCAAAGCTTGCGCGATCCCTATTGGCCGGCCCATGCCGCTGCGCAACTGGGCGTTCCGAGCAAGCCGATGATGCCCACCCAGAATGGCTTCTATGTCGGTACCTAG